One region of Ahniella affigens genomic DNA includes:
- a CDS encoding DUF4236 domain-containing protein has product MGLRFRKSFKLAPGIRMTMGTGGASFNFGPRGASVSIGKRGAFANSSAFGLSSRTRLSSPAGRQGRPSAGTQRTAQSVTVNVSVGVTDQGDLYFCDASGNALPEAWAQAAKKQHPEALKQLIQGKCEEVNAQIEAIGELHRYTPSPLFKPSFSPLEFPVPKPDPPKLRKLDFLARIFAARRRRIEAENEETSRQYSLAILSWENDFTAHRQRETLRKRLIEELIYHDVEAMEQHFQEVLQEIAWPRETTVALELQDSGQVALLDVDLPEVEDMPKAVASVPVRGLKLSIKDMTATQIQRLYMRHVHAIGFRIIGETFAALPTVQQIVLSGYSQRRDRSTGQLQDEYLLSVRVARKAWQEVDFSEQGLAALDVVNALERFDLRRSMSKNGVFKPIIPFG; this is encoded by the coding sequence ATGGGGCTGAGATTCAGAAAGTCCTTCAAACTGGCGCCAGGCATCCGCATGACGATGGGAACCGGAGGCGCGAGCTTCAACTTTGGTCCAAGAGGCGCATCTGTCAGTATCGGCAAACGTGGCGCGTTTGCGAACAGTAGCGCCTTCGGTCTCTCTAGTCGCACCAGACTATCCTCCCCTGCGGGTCGCCAGGGGAGGCCGAGCGCAGGTACTCAGAGGACGGCGCAGTCAGTCACTGTCAACGTATCGGTTGGGGTCACTGATCAAGGTGATCTCTACTTCTGCGATGCATCTGGCAACGCACTGCCCGAAGCGTGGGCTCAAGCAGCAAAGAAGCAGCATCCTGAAGCACTGAAGCAGCTGATTCAAGGCAAGTGCGAGGAGGTCAATGCTCAGATTGAAGCCATCGGTGAACTTCATCGTTACACGCCGTCGCCCCTGTTCAAGCCCTCATTTTCGCCGTTGGAATTCCCGGTTCCGAAACCAGACCCGCCTAAGCTCCGAAAGCTTGATTTTCTCGCTCGGATCTTCGCTGCTCGTCGGCGTCGAATCGAGGCGGAAAACGAAGAGACGAGCCGGCAATATTCCCTAGCTATATTGAGTTGGGAAAACGATTTTACGGCGCATCGTCAGCGCGAAACACTCCGCAAGCGTTTGATCGAAGAGCTGATATACCACGATGTCGAAGCGATGGAGCAGCACTTTCAGGAGGTGCTCCAGGAAATAGCATGGCCACGCGAGACAACGGTCGCACTCGAACTCCAAGATAGCGGCCAAGTTGCCCTTCTCGATGTCGACTTGCCTGAAGTCGAGGACATGCCCAAGGCGGTAGCGTCCGTACCTGTGCGCGGATTGAAGTTATCGATCAAGGATATGACTGCGACACAGATTCAACGCCTATACATGCGCCATGTTCACGCCATTGGATTTCGAATCATCGGTGAGACATTCGCCGCGCTACCAACGGTTCAGCAGATCGTCTTGTCCGGGTATTCTCAGCGGCGCGACAGGTCAACGGGGCAGTTGCAAGATGAATACCTGCTCTCAGTACGTGTGGCTCGCAAAGCTTGGCAGGAAGTCGATTTCAGTGAGCAAGGCCTGGCGGCACTTGATGTCGTCAATGCATTGGAAAGATTCGATCTGCGCCGAAGTAT